The Camelus bactrianus isolate YW-2024 breed Bactrian camel chromosome 11, ASM4877302v1, whole genome shotgun sequence genomic interval GaccaattttacttctttccagcCTAACAGGGATATCTGTAGCCAGGAGACAAAGTACAAGGGCTTTCCAGAGAGGGGACAACGAAGCTCCATCctctgagaaaaggaaataaaaggtgaaGGGATGAGATAGCTTCAAAGGAAGGGGGTTACAAAGTCTCCTTCTGGCCTCCCCCATCCTGATCCAGGTTAATTTGCATTTCAATCATGACTTAATATAACTAAAGATTTTGTGCAAATTTAAGGGTTCTCAAATGTTTACTACTTTTGTTATGCTGGTGGAAATCCTAtaattacgtgtgtgtgtgtgtgtgtgtttgtgtgtgtgtgtgtgtgtgtgtgtgtgtgtgtattatccTAAAATGAGGTGAAGAGGCATAGGGGTATTTATTTAAGAAAGGAGAGGGTAGGTTCCCGAAACTTACATTCCATACTAGTATTGTCAGGCAAATAAGGAATAGAGCATAGTAGCTGAGAAAGAGTGAGAAGAAAGGATGAGTAGTGGAGTGGGGAGCAGGTATTGAAGTGTGCCTGTCTAGTTGTCTAGGGTAACTGGCACGAAGGCTGCATTCTCTGACCTAAGGAGATAAACACGCCGTCACTGGCACTGCGTGCGGTGACCCACAGGAGGAGTACAAATCCCCACCTTTGCATCCCCAGAGACCCTGGCTCATCTACCTCCCCTCCACCCTACTGCTCTTGGAGTCTGCGGCCCCAGCCCAGGATGCAGGCAGCAAGGCAACTCTTTGAACAGTCCAGGTCCCTTCTAGAGCTGCAGGGGACTCAGAGAGGGGCTGAACTCCCTAATTTCTTCCAGGCACACAAGCATCACGCAGCCCGGCGGGCGGGAGCTCTCCTCTGTGCTGAACCCATGGTCGGACCTGAGCTCCCGAAATCCAACGCCAGCCTAGGCGACAGGCTCAGCGGGTCCTGGGGAACGCGAGGGCCCGAAGGTCTGCAGGGAGTTCCAAGCTCTAAATTTTAAATCTCTGACAGAACTCGCTACGCGACTCTCTTAACTTAAGGCAGGACTCTACGCAGGATCCAGCGCTTAAGGACGGGTCCCTCACTTCTCCCCTACATCCAGTAGTGCATCTCAATGCCCCACCCCACTTCCTCTCCTGCATCCTTCCCTATGGAAACGACGTCAGATCATTCCAACAGCCTGGCGCTTCATGCCCCTCCTCACCCTAGTCCACTGCACTCTCCTCCGGAGCGAGACTCTCCCAGGACGCAGCAAGCTCCCTCGGTCAAGATTCTCCCCCGTCCCTCTGGCCCAGGTTGCCGGCCCCTCCTTCCTTGTCTGTTGTCATCCTCCTCACACTGTCCGCCTCTCTAGTTCTCTTAGCGCAGAGTCGGGAGGTGCATGCTCCGCCCTTATTTTCCATACAAGGGAGAGCTGGAGTGGGAGGCGGGGCAGAGGGGAGGCGCTCCCAGTCCCTCTCAAAAGCTGTGAGCCCACTGGGAACTCTTGAATCTGTTCAGCTCTGCGGAGAAAGCTAGAAGCCTGCACTGCCGTCTTGGATGGAGGACATCTAGGCGACAGTCAGGATTCTGCCCCTCCTTCCCCGGAGCGCCTTCCCGCAGTCCAAGCCCAAGTCACCAGGTAGGACTGTGCTTCTGAGTCTGGCCTGTGTGAACTGTGAGGACTCTAAATTGGGTAGAAGGCATTTAAATAACCTGTGCCCATCTAACCACGCATAGATTTTATTTTGCAGAGGTGGGGTGAACAATACTTTtagttttgttgttatttattgtGGACAGTTTTTCCAAAGGGAATATTTGGGTAATTGAGGTGGGAGGACGGTTGGTGTAGGAGAGAGGGGGACGGAGAATGGGAAATGACGGACTTTGATTCTTTTTAGACAGGTGGCCATGACCTCATTGCCAACTCGGGGTCCCGGGGCCCCTGACTTATTTTCTGGGCTGCCGCCAGGGGCCTCAACTCCAGCCAACCAGAGCGCAGAGGCCTTGCTGGGCAATGGATCTGCGGCTGGTCCAGGCGCTCAGGCCATCACGCCGTTCCAGAGCCTGCAGCTGGTGCATCAGCTGAAGGGGCTAATTGTGCTGCTCTACTGCATCGTGGTGGTCGTTGGGTTGGTAGGCAACTGCCTGCTGGTGTTGGTGATCGCACGGGTGCGTCGGCTGCATAACGTGACCAACTTCCTCATTGGTAACCTGGCCTTGTCAGACGTGCTCATGTGCGCCGCCTGCGTGCCGCTCACGCTCGCCTACGCCTTCGAGCCGCGCGGCTGGGTGTTCGGCGGCGGCCTGTGCCATTTGGTTTTCTTCCTGCAGCCCGTCACTGTCTATGTGTCGGTGTTCACGCTCACCACCATCGCGGTTGATCGCTACGTCGTGCTGGTGCACCCGCTGCGCCGGCGCATCTCGCTGCGCTTTAGCGCCTATGCGGTGCTGGCCATCTGGGCGCTGTCCGCGGTGCTGGCGCTGCCGGCCGCCTTACACACATACCACGTCGAGATCAAACCGCACCGCGTGCGCCTCTGCGAGGAGTTCTGGGGGTCCCAGGAACGCCAACGCCAACTCTACGCTTGGGGGCTGCTGCTTGTCACCTACCTGCTCCCCCTGCTGGTCATCCTCCTGTCTTATGTCCGGGTGTCGGTAAAGCTACGGAACCGCGTGGTGCCGGGCTGCGTGACCCAGAACCAGGCCGACTGGGACCGTGCGCGACGCCGCCGCACCTTCTGCCTgctggtggtggttgtggtggtgttCGCCGTCTGCTGGCTGCCGCTGCACGTCTTCAACCTTCTGCGGGACCTCGACCCGCGCGCCATAGACCCCTACGCCTTTGGGTTGGTGCAGCTGCTCTGCCACTGGCTTGCCATGAGCTCGGCTTGTTATAACCCCTTCATCTACGCCTGGTTGCATGACAGCTTCCGCGAGGAGCTACGCAAGCTATTGCTCGCTTGGCCCCGGAAGATAGTGCCTCATGGCCAGAGCATGACAGTCAGCGTGGTCATCTGATGCCACTGCACTGGGCCTTGGCCGAGGAGCTTCACCTACAGTGGTCTCTCAGGTGCTCACCCGAGGCCAGATTGGAGAGTTTATTCCAGAGCTAAGCTAATACTAAGCCAATGTGGGGCAAAACTTCCAGCCTAGCCCTCTTATCCAGCTATCTTACCTTGCCTTGTGTCTTTGTAAAATGTTCAGTGGGCTTTGGTGGGAGTCTTGTGCTTTGCTTGGAAAAGCCCAGGGAAAGAGGatttattatttcctccttaTCCCCTTGAAGGCCAAACAAAGCTCTTTCTCTGGGTTCAGAAGCTGCCTCCCTTGCTTTCCCTTCTGCTTGTTCAATACAGAGATGAAGGAACAGTGAGTATGGAATTTAAAATGACTGTATTGGGGCTGGTAAAGTTTTTCACGTTGCCTTTTAAAAGGGACTCAACTGAGATACAATACCTGATACTGCTTAGTCAATTTAAACCCATTAATTTCTAGGATTCCAGAGAAATATGTATtgcaaatatacatataaaatttcaGCCTTTCCTGAATAAGACCTTTATATGCCAaaaggattttaattttaaatacacttGAATTTATAgtataaaaatcacttaaaatccATCTTTCAAAAGGTTTTGCGATTGTTTTCCCTCCTCATTCCCCAATTTCTATTTGAAAATGATGAGATGAATTAGTCGATGAAGAGACAGATAAGTAGGAAAAGGTTCAAATTACTGAAAGGGATATATAACTGCATAGGACAGACATCctatctgtgtgtatgtttgtgtatacaCACCCAGTGTTTGTTACAAGCATCCAGTCAAATATTTGGCTTTCTGAATACTCAATAAACCATGTGCCATAGGATTCTCTTGCATTCTCTAATTGATCTTGCAACAGATCAACAGCTGTTGACTGACTGTTCAGCACCTGCTCTGTGATGATACTCTTGGAACGTGATCAACCCAGAATACAAGAACTGGGAGAAGTTTACTTAAGGccagaacagaaaaataaactgccACCTATGGGATACACAGACCAAACACTAAATACCTTCCAGGGTTAAGGGAACAGGTAAAGACTGTTGGGCAAT includes:
- the PRLHR gene encoding prolactin-releasing peptide receptor, giving the protein MTSLPTRGPGAPDLFSGLPPGASTPANQSAEALLGNGSAAGPGAQAITPFQSLQLVHQLKGLIVLLYCIVVVVGLVGNCLLVLVIARVRRLHNVTNFLIGNLALSDVLMCAACVPLTLAYAFEPRGWVFGGGLCHLVFFLQPVTVYVSVFTLTTIAVDRYVVLVHPLRRRISLRFSAYAVLAIWALSAVLALPAALHTYHVEIKPHRVRLCEEFWGSQERQRQLYAWGLLLVTYLLPLLVILLSYVRVSVKLRNRVVPGCVTQNQADWDRARRRRTFCLLVVVVVVFAVCWLPLHVFNLLRDLDPRAIDPYAFGLVQLLCHWLAMSSACYNPFIYAWLHDSFREELRKLLLAWPRKIVPHGQSMTVSVVI